Below is a genomic region from Polyodon spathula isolate WHYD16114869_AA chromosome 26, ASM1765450v1, whole genome shotgun sequence.
AGTTTAAATGTATACAAGACACTGGAAATAAAACAGGAGGTAGATTTTAAGACAGCGTTTTATCAAAGACAGACACCACACTACCCCCTGGTGGCTAAAAAGAGCAGTGcttttttttagcaatattacTGACAGTGAGGAAACCGTGCAACTCGGTTTGACTTTCTACCACAGTAATTATTTGCTCGTTTTCTAACAGCATATTCCAAgccaaacctttattttttccagggatgtacaacaaaacattttgttaccaaatttaaaaaaactaggCAATGCTTGTGTGATGCGCCTAGCAAACAGCTAATGACTATTTCTGTTAGTCCTATAAGACTATTCCCGTAACAGGAACGCACCTTGGTGTGTCACCGGATTATAAAAAAATGAGCTGCTTTTTGCAAAGCTGCATCATTTGAAAGATATTACTGACTGCGAGTTGAAATTCCTTAGTaggtttcatttaaaatgatatatcaCGTGACTTAATGGTATTTCTCTCTTATGGGAACTACAACCCAATAAAGAATACCAATAGAACTATAGCCatgttattaaagaaaaaatacataaataaacttgaAAATGCAGCATGgactttttcatttgtttattttgtgagggacaaaaaatgcaacacacaagttcctgttttaaagtttgaaaatctaaaaacaatatcaaaaacacTTGATTAAATTGGAATCATGGGAGTAGGTAGGCAGAGGTTAACTAGTGCAAATGCTCTTATGGCAAGTAACAACAACCTCTCCGCATTGCACACTGAACTTCTAAAACCAGAAAGCATGTTCCTGCATTAGTGCTTCTTTCTGAAGGCATTCAAAAACAGTAAAAGGAACTCGCTAGAGCACGGCTGTAGGTGATTGGAGTATTCTGGGAACGCTGCATTCAGGACACGACAGACTGCCTTAATGCAATCCAGCCCCCTCGGATAGGAAAAACACATCTCCTCTCTGATTATTCCACTTTcgaaacacagatttattttatggAGGTGCGAGAACTCAAACAAACATACATGTGCAAATGCCACAAAGTTTTCTTCAGCATGACACTGCACTCTTTCATTTCATCGCTCTTTGTAGTAGGTCAGACAGAACCGCAGTGTCAATATATTTGAAGACTTCCTCCAAGTTTCCATTCTGAAATCATGACAGAATGTCTTCTGTGCATTCTCTTGAGCCCCCTGGTCCCACATCAGAAAGCTTGCTATGGAGACTGTGCAAAGCAGCATTGCAAAAAGTTGGCACCTTCGATCCCTTCTCCATGGAAAAGAGATGGATTCCCGCATGTAATCCTGGGGTGACTTGACTTTGAGTTTTATAGCCCTGCAGAGGGATGGCCTTCATGAAGTCTGTTCTCTGACCTAAGGCACTCAGGACGCTTCCAGAGCTTGTACTGGGATCACGTTTCACCTCACTCCTCTGTGCTGTGGGTTGTGTGAGAATAGAGGTGTGCCCAAGGTCCTTTGGCATTCTCATTCTGATTCAATTTCACGAGGTAAATTAATAGCCAATAgcggaactaaaaaaaaataataatttaaaaatctaatgagtcttaaataaattaatgaatttcAATGTGGACCtgcaattaagaaaacaaaaaaacagtttaagcTTTTTACTAATTAAAGTAATGTAAACTATGCACAACAAAACTCTTTGATAGCCAACTATTCAAAATAGTCAGAAGGcacgtctgtctctctctgtctgtctgtctgtctgtctgtctgtctctctctctctctctctctctctctctctctctctctctcatacataCAGTGCTGCCTGCAGAACAAAACtcaaatttaaaatatgtgactAAATGGCGTGGTTGAATGTTTGCATTATCTAGATACACAGTATTTTTCCTACAGACAAGCTGTTGAAAACCACAGGAATTCTGTATGCCGTATCATGAATGACACACTCACTTTGATTTGAACCAGATGGCAAATAACTGCACCAGTTAAGATCAAAAGCATGATAAGTCTACACATGTATATAATAATTGTAACATAGTTCTGTTTAATTTACTTCAGTTAATAATCGTGCATTATTCCTGTTCactaacattttaatacattactGTGTTAGTTACTTTTGCAATCTCACGTCTGGTCGTTATCTAACATGAATTACGTCTACGTGCACTTTTGTGTTTCCTTACCTGTAGTCGCACATTCAAGATCATGGAAGCAACGAGGTAGAGATAAGGAAATTTGATTCTTAGCCTCCAGGCCAGGTCGAAAAAAATCAGCAAAGTTCTTGAGAGCCCTTTGGAAAACAGCCCGTAAGATCTGCCGGCAGATCCTGAAAACCTGACCACCAAATCTGACAGGCCCGCCATACAAAAACAACGCCTTGGATTGTAACAAAGCCCTCGATTTACTAACTGCAGCGCTTCGTACAGTTCATTGAGCCCTTGTTGTGCATTCTGTTCATTTTGGCAATTTCCTTTTTGAGTCGACTCTTCTCAATCGTTTTAAGAATGCTTCTACTTTTCAAGGCagctgtttccttttttttactcACCAGGTATGAACAACTCAGCGGAAACGATgcagattcacttcctgtgcCTGACAAAAGGGGAATTTGATAATATATCTGGTTAAATTCCGAGTCTTTCTTTGTCCACTGCGAGCCGCCTTTCAAAAGTAATCGTTTTAAACACATGTTGCTATGTTTACTGAAGTGCGTCACAAAAGATATTCAGCATCAACATCACACTATCATTTTTGCGAAATCAAAGCTCTTTTGAGGTTTTCCACCTAAATAACCTACACTATCAGTGATTTCAGATTGGTTGCCCTGGTTATCCTAAGGAACCGTCCGAATAATTCCAAGTGCCCATAACGTGTTCCAAACTTTGTGCTCAAGTGAACTAAAACAAAAAGGGTATTGTTTTTATGTGACATCATTTTGGTATGTGTCGTTCATTGACACTAGATGGCACGCTAGTCTAGCGATGGCACTGGTAATAAAGTATTGTATCAAAGAATATCATATTTTACTGTACCGTGGGGAAggagaaaactaacaaaatacagAAGCAGCATACTGTCGTTATGCATAATTAAAGCAGCTCAGCTTGCTAATGCTGCAGTTTCAGTAATGGTACAGTTTACATCTGCTTTACATTCAGTAACAGTTATATAGATGTAttcatttaacacacacacacactgtatatataatcagGGCTTTAGCCAGCTATGAAAAATTTCTGAGACACTTGTTCGTGACCCACGCCCACCAGCGGTACAGACAAGGTTTTGGGTCTGGAAGTAACACCCTCTaataattttaacactgagagaataaaatgtattttcaaggggTAACATGCACCATTAcattgaagtcatgagtaatctcgataaatactgtacagtctttaatggtaatggggtagttatttaaaaaagagccttccattttaactgcaatgttactttgaactactgtacaaccatgcatgtgttctacaaggttctttatagACTCAGCGCATGTTTTTTCTCGAGGTATGACATTGGCTCTGCACATTCgttacgttacttatattttaacattcaattcttAAACACAGTAAACATAACATGTTTAAACTGCAACAAAAAGCCATAAAGATAAACAAAGTAAGGAACTGCCTTAATAAGGTCGTTTAATGTAATAGGCACCTTTGTTTAGCGCTTGCCCCTGGTTCCAGTTATATAGTATTTGTAGAACTTCGAATTTTtattactgtgattggctgcaaagacaactgGGTCTGGCAAAAATTTGTTAGgtttggtttttcttgtgtacagtttccttgTAACTGAAgccattgtattctgggagatgtagttgttagtggaagttttagggtaGGCGGGAGGAGGCAGAGATGCTAAGCAACACAATTGCTATGCGTATTTGTACCCATTAAAGTacaagttacattttatttaggtTAGTTAAAACACAGCAGGTTACAGTTTATTGAAATCTCAGTTGAGGACCAATGAGAAGTTTGCATAGAGCAGTCCATGTGAGTCATAATACAAGATATGGCACACAAATAAAGAAGTCCATGAACAGTACTGCAAGTTTCAGCTGTGCAAATGAGTACTGagatgtaaacaaactgtgacTGAAGCAAGTAAGAAGCTTTGGGTGCTGAACAAACAACCAAGATCAGCTTTTCATTAGCCGAGCTCTGTTTGATGCTTAGCATGGTGACAGCTATGTGTCATGTCATGGAGATGAACCAGAAGAATTAATTTACTTTGTAGGAATCTCAAGCATGCAGAGCTCACAACTAACTTTACTGGTCTTTTGTCAGTTGGTGGAAGGTTTTCTAACATGTGAATTCCAGAGTTGCTACACATAATAATGACTATGTATACATGTAACAGAAGGAGGACAGGACATGCTAATTTTGAAAGGTCTGTATTCTGTGAAAGTCTGAAGCATGCCCAACTGCATGGTGAATTGTCCCTACAGACTGCCATCTTAAATAAAAGCAAGTAACAGCTGACAGATGGCTTTGTTTTAATTCATAAATCTGTGTATATGTTGCACGCTTCAATGGTTACTTAGTAAAAGTCTTGGCTTTCATAACATTAGAATTACTTAATGTGTCTGCGCACTGTGTAtgaatgcaaattaaatgtttaacacaCCAGTGGCCTCTTTTATAAGTGTAATCATTgttaacaccgtgtaacaatttttttttttttttgttcctgggtagtaagtgttatttcctaattgcttatgcctcaaaagtatagaaaatggctattattccccacaaactttgcttttgtgaccaggacagtgatatttcaaaatatcactatgtccaatgggaaaacgggcagatgtgtgtcttttcgttcacataaagtcagaaacatatgaatccaaattaacatgtatttatactaaagtaatacaaaaatgaccacaaaagatttagaagtgagtagtttttcgagatttacgattatattgtatttacacaaATATAGTAGGGTTCTGTTAGCGGCAAGACCCTTAACTTTTAAAGTAATGTAGCACAGACAAGGCTTCACAGTTATTGTTACAGCTAACCCTGCCACTGTCACGGTGCACCGGGAACTGTTTTCTGCACCGCATTGTAACTGGAACGGAAACGCGCTTGTGGTTATGCGACTTGGCTTCTCCGTCCATAGCGCCCGTGCATTTGGGAAAAGATGAACGTGCGCGCCTGAGAAGAAGGGGAAAAAAGATCGACGTGCGCGCCGATGCATGCAGGAATACATGGACGTGCGCGCCGATGCATGCTGGAATACATGGACGTGCGCGCCGATGCATGCTGGAATACATGGACGTGCGCGCCGATGCATGCTGGAATACATGGACGTGCGCGCCCATACAAGGCTCGTTCTCTGAATTCCTGAATTCATAGGAGAGGCCGGAAATGACTCGATAGGGAAGAGGGAGCTGCAGTTTCCGTTGTTTTGTGCTGcggggtggtttttttttttgtttttttttagggtggTGGCTGTTTGCGACTCAACTTCTTGTCAAGAGTGGAGGGAGGTCAGGCTGTTGATATTCGTCCAGGACGGGGAACGTTAATGTTGTTTTGATAAACACTGTATATccataaaatacaaatatctaCACAAACACAGAGAGCGGAGAAGCTCAACATCACGAGGAGCAATGCAGGCCATTAAGTGTGTGGTTGTTGGGGACGGgtgagttgtttgtttgttttattttatttgattatttctcCGGTTTTATGGGAAGTGTTTTGCCTAAGACCCGAGTCATAGACAGCAGACGTCTTGCTTGGACTCTCTCCCTCAGTCCGCATTCCTCCTGCTTTGAAAGCGAGGCCGTGGATTGAATGGGAAACATCtcctttttcagtttttacagcCATCGAAAgagtcatgtttttgttttttatttatttatttgacgtGGTTAAAAACCCTTTTTTCGTTTCCTGTGATTTCCGAAGGGGTGCTGTGAGTGAAAATACAGAATATTATTAAATATCGCCATGTAACACAAGACCACTTTCCTGCTCCGCACACACACGAGTTGATAAGGCAAGGTGATCGTTGtcgttggggtttttttttttttccattatgtaaaacaaacaaaaaataaagtttcgatcatttctgttttaaatgaaaattgatGTATACGGTCCTTTTAATATTGAATCATAtatacaaatgtttgttttatgtaatatTGCCGTATATTTAGTCAAAGTACATATTTAAAGGCGGATGaccttttttcttcatttattatacagtagAGTAATAGACTCCGACTGTAAGGAAAATATCTGGACTTTAAACATGTATGTAAGTTTCTTAAACAATTAAAGTAGGTCCACTCGAATTGCTCCGTTTGCTGTTTGAGGTTTTGTttagtcattttaaatataactataatttttattttttaaatctgttctcCACATTCCACCGTTTCAACAGCAGTCTTTTATGGTTCGATGTCAGCTaggagtgagttttttttaacaagtatGTGTTTTGAGATTAAGGCAAATATTCAAGAGCCTTAAATTACCCACATTGACTTGCCAGTTTTTTTACCAGAATAAAATTTGTCTGTCAGTCACtagttttaatattgttttaatatagcaTAATTCTGACGTTTAGTTTGTAAAGGGTTGAGTGCAAAATTAAATTGAAGTTTTGgcaagaatgcattttaaaatgtagcgACTGAATTCAGATGTGTTTCGTTTTAAGTAAATTTGACATTCGTACACAACATATTGAGATTGGAATAACTGCTCTGTAGTTGAGACTGAATGATCAAGTTCTgcgtgtttttaaaatgtaggcTACTTCCTTGTATGTTTGGGAATTTCTTTGGTTGGACACATGTGACACTTGGCATGCAATACATGTTATAAGTTCAAGTTCGACAGGCATGTGTTACAGTGGTATATCCACATATTATGCATTGTGCTAGTGGGAGAAACCACAACCCATGTTAGTGAGATCGTGTTTTGATTTAGAATTGTACCCTCATATTTGTACAGATAAGGAACGTCAGTAATGAAACCCAAGGTTTAGTTATGGACTGAATTTCGTGTAGTTAAAGGCCcaacttctttttattttttattttttttaagggacTGAGCAGTAAGCGATTGTAAGCTGGCATAGTCAGCATCTGAAATGTTAAAATATCTGATCTAATGTTTGGCTAGATTGGGTTGCGCAAATGGCTATATATCTTATACTGGACTGATGACATCTTGTACAATTAGACTTCCcagcacacacagtacagtgctgtCTAGTTATGAAGTGGCTTGTTGTTATAAGGTGGTATAGTCAAGTCTGCCATTTGCCCCATATAGATTCGCACTTGTATTCTTgatataaggcagaacacaaatgtGCCTTTGAATATTAAATTGGTCTAACTCTGTTTGTGCCATTTCAGAGATGTGTGTATTTTTGCAGTGTCTGGACCATAATCTAATAGTAACAAAAATAGGCTAAGTTGTAATCAATTGGAAACCGGGTTTGTTGTATCATTATGAGATGTTATGTGACGACGTAATTGAAAAGCGAGTTATGTTAAATTACCATGCGCAAAAATAGTCTATCTCGCACTGTAAACAAAGATGGCATCAAAGAGGAAAGAAGAAAGTTGATAGATTTACAGCTTTTCAGTGTAATGCAGTAAAGATGCGACGTGTTGAAGATGCTGATTTAATCTTTGGAACAAGATTCATCTCATAGTGGATTGGCTAAACATAGAATTTTTAACTTTTCACTTCTTTCAAGGACATTTATCATGCTCACTCCTTAAAGTAGCTTACTAAACCAAGTAATAGTACTTATTTTGAGTAGCAAATTTGTTGCAGACTTTACAGAGTGGGTGAGATGAGTTTCTTAACCTCTTAATGCTAGATTTTCAATGTATCACttgcttcatttattttgtatgccatgttttatacagtataccTATGTTTTATCATTTAACAGAATATAGCCCATCACAGAACAATGAGGATAAAAGTGAGGGGTAATTTAGTGAAGTTGAGAGTGTGGCCTGAACCCAGTCAGGATACTACTTCCAAATCAGTAGCAGAGGATGAGAATAATAAATATGTTGAAACAGTAGATGCTTATCTAGCTAGTGGGTTAACTGAGCACATTAGTCAGGAAGGGAAGAAAGCGTACTTGAAATGCAGCTAACTGGAAAGTAAATCAGTCGAAGTTAAAGCACAGTTCTTACTTAAACTGCAAGGCAAGGACATGTAGCTGGAAATGTGCTGAAATAGtcttcaaacaataaaaataagtaatgGACGACTGGACCTTGGCTTGAGGATACAGCTGTTAAATGTTTGTGTGCCTAAGCCTGATGGAAGGGGTAAACATAAAATACTTGACCTTGCATCAGTTCGTGAACATATTGGCACCTTCCCTCATACCAATGGAAATCATCAACAATACTTACCTCCTTGCCTAACAATTTCAAAAATGTATGAGCTGTGTTGTATGGTGCCTGGAGAAAGACAATGAANNNNNNNNNNNNNNNNNNNNNNNNNNNNNNNNNNNNNNNNNNNNNNNNNNNNNNNNNNNNNNNNNNNNNNNNNNNNNNNNNNNNNNNNNNNNNNNNNNNNNNNNNNNNNNNNNNNNNNNNNNNNNNNNNNNNNNNNNNNNNNNNNNNNNNNNNNNNNNNNNNNNNNNNNNNNNNNNNNNNNNNNNNNNNNNNNNNNNNNNNNNNNNNNNNNNNNNNNNNNNNNNNNNNNNNNNNNNNNNNNNNNNNNNNNNNNNNNNNNNNNNNNNNNNNNNNNNNNNNNNNNNNNNNNNNNNNNNNNNNNNNNNNNNNNNNNNNNNNNNNNNNNNNNNNNNNNNNNNNNNNNNNNNNNNNNNNNNNNNNNNNNNNNNNNNNNNNNNNNNNNNNNNNNNNNNNNNNNNNNNNNNNNNNNNNNNNNNNNNNNNNNNNNNNNNNNNNNNNNNNNNNNNNNNNNNNNNNNNNNNNNNNNNNNNNNNNNNNNNNNNNNNNNNNNNNNNNNNNNNTGTTACTACCCACCGGATTCCAGCAAACCACAAGCAACAGCAAAGGAACTATtaacttgaaagaaaaaaataagcatattGTGACTAGTAATTATATTCCCCAATCATCCAACCCATACCCAAAGGCCTTTAATTAACCCACAGACGTACAGAATAGAGCTACatgctatacatttaaaaaacaaagcatttgtaCATATTTTCCAATACATTCCAGTTATTTTGCACATACAAGCGAGCGGTTTTACAAGCTACGTTAGCAAAGAATTCAATCAAATACAGTATTGGAATAGTTCATTCTGTTAGCCTTGGGGATGGAAAGGGACAAACCTTGGCTAGTTTTTACGTTCATTAGTTACAGGAATAATCCAGATCGTTTCCATTTTATATTTCCCATGTTTATTTAGATACAGTTTCACACTTGACTCCTATAGCACATATTCTAAAATAACTTCTCAAATTGACAGCTTGCTTCTTCAAAGCAACCATTTCTACGTGGCGTACAACCTCGAGATTACAATTTCTATCTGCCAGATGGCCAAGTAAAACAACACACCCACGGTCTGCAAAAGACACCCAAATCACTGTGCAGTGAAGCACTGGGATTGTGTTTGAAGATATAACAGGAAGCAGACCTGTGTTGTAATTTTACACATCAGaatctaaaaatgaaaatacaacatATTGATCTACACTGCAAGGCACACAGCAATGACTGGCATATGAATGCTAAGATCTACTTTCATTGTATGCAAAGACACCGCTGTATTCAGCTTCCACCACGTGTTatacaaacgcacacacacaccttaaaacaaaatgattaggAAGCATTTCAGTGAGCAGCACTGTACAGTGCGGTGCACCTAATCTGAATGAAAACGTCTTTACTCATGACAGTGTTTCATTCTACTCTACTGACCCACAAAGAGGGAGAACATTAGTCCTGCTATTTGTCCTGGTGCACAATGTGTTTGCGTGCATGGTTCTACACAAACACATGCTCTGGCATGTGGCTTTAGCGAGTCACTAACAGCTCCACATAGAGTCTATGAGCCTTCTGCTCACATGGGTATCGAGCCCTACCACAGTGACCTGCACTATGAGCAGCAAAGACACAGGCACTGGCTTCTGCTTAATTTGGGATTACTTATCACCCCTCCCCCCCTCAGGAATTCAATACCATCACAGAATTATCTTGCTGCCTGCCACAAACAAGGGATGCAAGCACTCCTCAACTCCCCCTGCCTGACTGCCTTGCAATAAACCCTAAGCACCTGGATGAACTCATGCAAATATAGAAAGACTACCATCTCTTCAAAACTGATGTCATGAAATTCAAGATCAAGCCATCCTAGATAATCCCAGTGTTTGAATGCCAGGGACCTCCATGCACAATTCACTCCAGCGGTACAGtgtgtatataaaacataaatattcatTACTTTGACAAGTAGTAAACAATGCAGGAATCAACCTTCTAGCAGTGTTGGAATGGAAAGCAAATGAGCGCATCTACATGAATAAAGTTGAGAAATATGACAGCTGGCTATTTCAGAAATTGAATCGAATCATGACTGGTTTCACTTGCTGTATATTCAACATTTCAATTTACGATCTTCTGAAAAATTCTGCCTCATCCAAACCAGCACTATGCAGCGCTGCCACGTCATAGGAGTACCACTCCTTTCCTTAAAAACCATCTTCGCTGTCATCTTTCTTGCAGCGTTAAATTAACTTTGATTCCTTTTAGATAAAGTTTAACACTGCCTTCTCTTCCATGAGATGCGCCAGTAACAAGTGTCCACATTGTAGGTGCCACAGAAAACCTCTTCAGACCTGCTCAAACGCATCATTTAGTTAAAACTTTACATTAGTGAGTTTGTACTTTActgatgtttgtgtttgttaaattaGCAAGACTTAAAGTTTAAATCCAGCATTTATAACCACTGGGAAATAATAAAAAGGCGTTCACCATTTCTAAAGCCGGAGTTTTTCATTCATTCTTGAGCAACGGTGACAATATTATATACCATCATATTGAGGCTTGACAAGCATACACGTCACCAGGAATTCTGCCGACTATTTTGCTTTGAAGAAAAATCTAATCGATATGTACTTTCTATATACCTTTTTAAGCGTACAACAACCTTGGTGagcatttatttcatttgtaaaaaTCCTACTGCGACTAGGCAACGCGACTTATTATTACATTGTTGCACTGAACCCCAGGACCAGTGTGTGTGTTCACCGACTCTGGGCTgtagagaaaaataaacaaacaaacaacaatagataaataaataaatacaattaacacCGGCACTGCTATGAAAGAAGACAATCGCATTTAACGCgaactttataaataaataaatgaataaataaataatgaaatagtttGTCTGCCATATAGAAACGgagaaaatacatattattatatgttatatattattatatattattaagtaCTGAACCCATTCACACATACCGGCACAAGACCTGGTCTTCCATATTTTGAGCAGCAGGATAATGATAGCTGCTAGATGGGAAAGATCCCCGGTGAGCCTGAagatgttcatttttttatttttattttttttcccgcGTTGCTAATCGGTCACCTTCAGACGGTCAAAGCAGGGGGCTGTGACGAttccctgtttttctttttgcagtgagGACTTATCTGGCCCGCCGTCTACCACCCCTTCTTTAATGATCGCAGTAAAATGGCGAGAAGCAGCGACGTGGCCCGGGGACGTGGCCAAACACATGAACTCACAAAGCAGGCTGGGAAAGCGGCGGAGACAACAAATCTCAATCTGAAAACCGAGCCACGCCCCGTAAGGTCCAAGAGAGACCAGCTACCAGAAATCCTCTGTAATGCATTATGTTTTAGA
It encodes:
- the LOC121300591 gene encoding small integral membrane protein 10-like protein 2A isoform X2, translating into MAGLSDLVVRFSGSAGRSYGLFSKGLSRTLLIFFDLAWRLRIKFPYLYLVASMILNVRLQVHIEIH
- the LOC121300591 gene encoding small integral membrane protein 10-like protein 2A isoform X1: MAGLSDLVVRFSGSAGRSYGLFSKGLSRTLLIFFDLAWRLRIKFPYLYLVASMILNVRLQFRYWLLIYLVKLNQNENAKGPWAHLYSHTTHSTEE